One part of the Microbulbifer sp. THAF38 genome encodes these proteins:
- the ppc gene encoding phosphoenolpyruvate carboxylase, protein MSQDQNTPLREDVRLLGEELGSVLREQAGDTLFNTVETIRQVAVESRSAGEMQVDRLHQLLDPLDDDTLLEVARAFSQFLNLANIAEQRHRERLHRQHQRFSGDPDTDRGLRQVLAELKSAKRSPADIHTTLRELSVELVLTAHPTEVTRRTLIRKYDHIADLLAALDRPDLTQEEGRELRRHLHEQILSAWSTDEIRRERPTPVDEAKWGFATIEQSLWQAVPQSMRAIEAELALAELPPMPDDWVPIRFASWMGGDRDGNPNVTAGVTRKVLLLARWMAADLFLRDVDNLLADLSMHKASEELLEQTGPSHEPYRLILRRVRQRLRNTLAQMEARINGGEIITSKVFNTTQQLFEPLSLIDRSLRTVGLSAIADGQLKDTLRRLNCFGITLLRLDIRQESTRHADALDAITRYLGLGNYASWDEQSKLDFLLAELDNRRPLVDEDFYHTDFCDRDVREVLETCKVVAEQGPEGFGAYVISMAKKPSDVLAVMLLQKIAGVHQPMRVVPLFETLDDLNNAAETMSTLLNIPQYKQRVLEGQEVMIGYSDSAKDAGFLGAAWAQFSTQEALTKIFRNHGIPLTLFHGRGGSISRGGSPTRMALLSQPPGSVAGRIRVTEQGEMIRFKYGRPSVAAYNLEQYVAATLEATLMPPAQPRPEWRHQMERLTEVSVQSYREVVRDDPALVAYLRTVTPETELRRLALGSRPAKRKPGGGVETLRAIPWVFAWTQMRLMLPAWLGTGTALEHALKQADEADTLRQMSAEWPFFQGVVDMLEMVLAKSDTRVASWYEERLTDSEELIELGESLRERLAHTVSALQQLTGRESLLDNNPVMRWSIRVRDPYTDPLHLLQAELMARLRERESDAVLESALMVTIAGIAAGMRNTG, encoded by the coding sequence GTGAGTCAGGATCAAAACACCCCGCTACGGGAGGATGTCCGCCTACTCGGCGAGGAGCTCGGTTCGGTGCTGCGTGAGCAGGCCGGTGACACGCTATTCAATACCGTGGAAACCATTCGCCAGGTCGCGGTGGAGAGCCGCAGTGCGGGAGAGATGCAGGTGGACCGCCTGCACCAGTTGCTGGACCCCCTCGACGATGACACATTGCTGGAAGTGGCCCGCGCCTTCAGCCAATTTCTCAATCTGGCTAATATTGCCGAACAACGCCACCGGGAGCGGCTACACCGACAACACCAGCGCTTCTCCGGTGATCCCGATACAGACCGCGGTTTGCGTCAGGTTTTAGCGGAATTGAAGAGCGCCAAACGATCCCCCGCCGACATTCATACAACACTCCGAGAACTCTCGGTAGAGCTAGTCCTCACCGCCCACCCCACCGAAGTTACCCGCCGCACCCTGATCCGCAAATACGACCATATCGCCGACCTCCTCGCCGCCCTGGACAGACCCGATCTCACCCAGGAGGAAGGCCGCGAGCTGCGCCGTCACCTGCACGAGCAAATACTCTCCGCCTGGAGTACTGATGAGATCCGCCGCGAAAGACCCACGCCGGTGGATGAGGCCAAGTGGGGCTTCGCCACCATCGAGCAGTCTCTGTGGCAGGCGGTGCCCCAGAGTATGCGCGCTATCGAGGCGGAGCTGGCCCTGGCGGAACTTCCCCCCATGCCCGACGACTGGGTGCCGATACGCTTTGCCTCCTGGATGGGCGGCGACCGCGACGGCAATCCCAATGTCACCGCAGGGGTAACCCGCAAAGTATTACTGCTGGCCCGCTGGATGGCTGCCGACCTTTTTTTGCGCGATGTGGATAACCTGCTGGCCGACCTATCCATGCACAAAGCCAGTGAGGAGTTACTGGAGCAAACCGGCCCAAGCCATGAGCCCTACCGACTGATACTGCGCCGCGTGCGCCAGCGCCTACGCAATACCCTCGCGCAGATGGAGGCGCGTATCAACGGCGGTGAGATCATCACCAGTAAAGTATTTAACACGACTCAACAGCTGTTCGAGCCCCTCAGCCTAATCGACCGTTCCCTGCGCACCGTGGGTCTCTCCGCCATCGCCGATGGCCAGCTCAAAGATACCCTGCGCCGACTCAACTGCTTTGGTATCACGCTACTGCGCCTGGATATCCGCCAGGAATCCACCCGCCATGCAGATGCCCTCGATGCCATTACCCGCTACCTGGGGCTGGGCAACTACGCCAGCTGGGACGAACAGAGCAAGCTGGATTTCCTACTGGCCGAACTGGATAACCGCCGCCCGTTGGTCGATGAGGATTTCTACCATACGGATTTTTGCGATAGGGATGTGCGCGAGGTTTTAGAGACCTGCAAGGTGGTCGCCGAGCAGGGCCCCGAGGGGTTCGGCGCCTATGTGATTTCCATGGCGAAAAAGCCCTCCGACGTGCTGGCGGTCATGCTGCTGCAAAAAATCGCCGGTGTGCACCAACCCATGCGAGTGGTGCCGTTATTTGAAACTCTCGACGATCTCAATAATGCCGCCGAAACCATGAGCACCCTGCTCAATATTCCCCAATATAAGCAGCGCGTGCTGGAGGGGCAGGAGGTGATGATCGGCTACTCGGACTCCGCCAAGGACGCCGGTTTCCTCGGTGCGGCCTGGGCGCAATTCAGTACCCAGGAAGCGCTCACCAAGATATTCCGCAACCACGGCATCCCCCTGACGCTATTCCACGGCCGCGGCGGTTCCATTTCCCGCGGCGGGTCCCCCACGCGAATGGCGCTGTTATCGCAGCCACCGGGTTCAGTGGCCGGGCGCATCCGCGTGACCGAGCAAGGGGAGATGATCCGCTTTAAATACGGCCGTCCGTCAGTGGCCGCCTACAACCTGGAGCAGTATGTGGCCGCCACCCTGGAGGCCACCCTGATGCCACCGGCACAGCCGCGCCCCGAATGGCGCCACCAGATGGAGCGCCTCACCGAAGTCTCGGTACAGAGCTACCGCGAGGTGGTGCGGGACGATCCGGCCTTGGTCGCCTACTTGCGTACCGTCACCCCAGAGACCGAACTACGCCGCCTGGCCCTGGGCAGCCGCCCTGCAAAGCGCAAACCCGGCGGCGGTGTCGAAACCCTGCGCGCCATTCCCTGGGTTTTCGCCTGGACCCAAATGCGCCTGATGCTACCCGCCTGGCTCGGCACGGGCACGGCCCTGGAACACGCCCTGAAACAGGCCGACGAAGCCGACACATTGCGGCAGATGAGTGCTGAGTGGCCCTTCTTCCAGGGCGTTGTGGATATGTTGGAAATGGTCCTGGCCAAATCTGACACTCGCGTCGCCTCCTGGTATGAGGAGCGCCTCACCGACAGCGAGGAACTGATCGAGCTCGGGGAAAGCCTGCGTGAGCGCCTGGCCCACACAGTAAGCGCCCTGCAACAGCTCACCGGCCGCGAAAGCCTACTGGACAACAACCCGGTGATGCGCTGGTCCATTCGCGTACGCGACCCCTACACAGATCCACTGCACCTGCTACAAGCCGAGCTTATGGCGCGCCTGCGCGAGCGGGAGAGCGACGCGGTGTTGGAAAGTGCCCTGATGGTGACAATTGCCGGCATTGCTGCGGGAATGCGCAATACCGGCTAA
- a CDS encoding GNAT family N-acetyltransferase, protein MKIRIANRQDAPTIASIHSASWQENYHKVLSRHYLENKAPMERMRLWEDRFEQPKHNQQVLLAEIEGNIAGFVCLYADNHPDWGTHLDNLHVRKGYHSMGIGKTLFVEGARWAYEQAPDRGMCLLVNQDNFKAQSFYQKLGGRQVQESNWHAPDGSNVPTYWYVWDHPNKLIEVD, encoded by the coding sequence ATGAAAATACGTATAGCGAATAGGCAAGATGCACCCACCATCGCAAGTATACATAGCGCCAGCTGGCAAGAAAATTACCATAAAGTGCTTTCCAGGCACTACCTTGAGAATAAGGCCCCAATGGAAAGGATGCGACTTTGGGAGGATCGTTTTGAGCAGCCAAAACATAATCAGCAGGTACTGTTAGCAGAGATTGAGGGCAATATCGCCGGTTTTGTCTGCCTCTACGCAGACAATCATCCTGATTGGGGGACGCACCTGGACAATTTGCATGTGCGTAAAGGCTACCATTCCATGGGAATTGGAAAAACACTCTTTGTTGAAGGCGCTCGCTGGGCTTATGAGCAGGCTCCTGATAGAGGTATGTGCCTTTTAGTCAATCAAGATAATTTTAAAGCTCAATCCTTCTACCAGAAGCTGGGCGGGAGACAGGTGCAAGAAAGTAATTGGCATGCACCCGATGGAAGTAATGTGCCAACCTACTGGTATGTCTGGGATCATCCAAACAAATTGATCGAGGTCGATTAA
- a CDS encoding beta-ketoacyl-ACP synthase III: MSEYKLPRGIVISGTGLWTPPEAISNEELVDAYNTYATQYNLEHALAIESGELQPKPQSSAEFIEKASGIKSRYVVTREGILDPARMRPYIPERNDDDLCVQAEMGLKAAKLALEKANKQASDVDLVIVGASYMQRAYPAIAIEIQGALGIDGFAFDMEVACSSATFSLQRAVDAICSGAARTVLVINSELASPQVDFTDRDSHFIFGDVAVASVIERRETCNVDSAWEILGTKAKTVYSNNIRSNFGYAARAADVDPFGPGKLFRQNGRKVFKEVCPMAAAHIEEHLRESGTDPREVSRYWLHQANINMNNLIAKKLMGDEASEERAPVVLDRYANTASAGSVIAFNLHSDDLQVGERGIICSFGAGYSIGSLVVEKVSI, translated from the coding sequence ATGAGTGAATACAAGTTGCCACGGGGCATTGTCATCAGCGGCACCGGCCTGTGGACCCCTCCAGAAGCGATCAGCAACGAAGAGCTGGTAGACGCCTACAATACCTACGCCACCCAGTACAACCTGGAGCATGCCTTGGCGATAGAGTCCGGCGAGCTGCAGCCCAAGCCGCAATCCTCGGCAGAATTTATCGAGAAAGCCTCCGGGATCAAGAGCCGCTATGTGGTGACCCGTGAAGGGATTCTCGATCCCGCGCGCATGCGCCCCTATATTCCTGAGCGCAACGACGACGACCTATGTGTGCAGGCAGAAATGGGCCTGAAAGCCGCCAAGCTGGCACTGGAAAAAGCCAACAAGCAGGCCTCCGATGTAGATCTGGTGATTGTCGGCGCCTCCTACATGCAGCGCGCCTACCCGGCAATCGCCATCGAGATTCAGGGTGCCCTCGGCATCGACGGCTTCGCTTTCGATATGGAAGTGGCCTGCTCCTCGGCAACCTTCTCCCTGCAGCGCGCGGTGGATGCCATCTGCTCCGGCGCCGCGCGTACCGTGCTGGTGATCAACTCTGAACTGGCCTCACCCCAGGTGGACTTCACCGATCGCGACAGCCATTTCATCTTCGGGGATGTAGCCGTGGCCAGCGTGATCGAGCGCCGCGAGACCTGCAACGTAGACAGCGCCTGGGAGATCCTCGGCACCAAGGCCAAGACTGTCTACTCCAACAATATCCGCTCCAACTTCGGCTATGCCGCGCGCGCCGCCGATGTAGATCCCTTCGGCCCCGGCAAGCTGTTCCGCCAGAACGGCCGCAAGGTGTTCAAGGAAGTCTGCCCCATGGCTGCCGCCCATATTGAGGAGCACCTGCGCGAGAGTGGTACCGATCCCCGCGAGGTGAGCCGTTACTGGCTGCACCAGGCCAACATCAACATGAATAACCTAATCGCCAAGAAACTGATGGGTGATGAGGCTAGCGAAGAACGCGCCCCAGTAGTGTTGGATCGCTACGCCAATACCGCCAGTGCCGGCTCGGTCATTGCCTTCAACCTACACAGCGACGACCTGCAAGTAGGCGAGCGCGGAATCATCTGCTCCTTTGGCGCCGGCTACTCTATCGGCAGCCTGGTGGTGGAGAAGGTCTCTATCTAG
- a CDS encoding response regulator has protein sequence MIKAISSGGLPSRRVFFHALPARALLCGSVFISTTAQAFELNALQQQIPIYWLAAALAVLFIVCAFTLNRQLRLSKLRRESTERVDNISAENSNLFQQVHSRNSEFLALEKQLDETRESLELLRQEKSDLLTIVRHQLHHPLDTLMGTLNLIARSEDNNIKALVEIGKRQLNAALKSLDDLRQFGKVETVELKLPKEMLGNTGSGLAVLLVENNKHESLQAPLEAMGHHVQRECNGIDGSSAALQKNFDLILTDTHLPLMDGVEAVREIRRERGNDLPVFALLQSAKTGDKERYQARGFTGVLTHPIADRQLMQLMQWAARRIQGTSPQQKTRPAQLLNTNTLLRQRDTLDHLSFAELLSDRSATLPKRITALTSALTGRHWLDAEKQAQEVARAAAEVGLDSVATRLRSLTANLSIDSEREHCRQQRTELLQLMRESVRQLKAWRERNVHTEWALK, from the coding sequence ATGATAAAAGCCATTTCTTCTGGGGGATTGCCCTCTCGTCGTGTTTTTTTTCACGCTCTGCCAGCCCGGGCACTACTATGCGGCTCAGTATTTATCTCCACTACTGCGCAAGCTTTTGAATTAAATGCCCTGCAACAACAAATTCCGATTTACTGGCTCGCCGCAGCGCTGGCGGTATTATTCATAGTTTGTGCTTTTACACTCAATAGACAGTTGAGACTAAGCAAACTGCGTCGAGAAAGTACAGAGCGCGTCGATAATATCAGTGCGGAAAATAGTAATTTGTTTCAGCAGGTGCACAGCCGTAATAGTGAATTCCTCGCACTGGAAAAACAATTGGATGAAACCCGAGAAAGCCTCGAATTATTGCGACAGGAAAAATCCGATCTGCTCACCATAGTCCGCCACCAATTGCATCACCCCCTAGATACGCTGATGGGTACCCTCAATCTGATTGCGCGCAGTGAGGACAACAATATTAAAGCCCTGGTGGAAATCGGTAAGCGCCAGTTAAACGCCGCGCTCAAATCCTTGGACGACCTGCGCCAATTCGGCAAAGTGGAAACCGTCGAGCTAAAGCTTCCCAAAGAAATGCTTGGCAATACCGGCAGTGGTCTCGCCGTTCTGTTGGTGGAAAATAACAAGCATGAATCCCTGCAGGCACCACTGGAAGCCATGGGCCACCATGTACAAAGGGAGTGCAATGGTATCGACGGTAGCAGCGCCGCCCTGCAGAAAAACTTTGACTTGATCCTAACCGACACCCATCTGCCCCTAATGGACGGCGTGGAAGCGGTGCGGGAAATTCGCCGCGAACGAGGCAATGATTTACCCGTTTTCGCCCTGCTGCAATCAGCCAAGACCGGTGACAAGGAGCGCTATCAGGCCCGGGGTTTTACCGGCGTGCTGACCCACCCGATTGCCGATCGCCAGCTGATGCAACTGATGCAATGGGCCGCTCGACGTATCCAGGGAACCTCACCACAACAAAAAACGCGTCCAGCGCAGCTGCTCAATACCAATACCCTTTTACGCCAGCGGGACACCCTGGACCACCTGTCCTTCGCCGAGCTTCTCAGTGACCGCAGCGCCACCCTACCCAAACGTATCACCGCACTCACCAGTGCCCTCACTGGCCGCCACTGGTTAGATGCGGAGAAACAGGCACAGGAGGTCGCCCGTGCGGCGGCGGAAGTGGGGCTCGACAGCGTGGCCACTCGCCTGCGCAGTCTCACAGCGAATCTTTCTATCGATAGCGAACGGGAACACTGCCGTCAGCAGCGCACCGAGTTACTGCAATTAATGCGTGAATCGGTGCGCCAGCTGAAGGCCTGGCGCGAGCGCAATGTACACACCGAGTGGGCGCTAAAATAA
- a CDS encoding aspartate/glutamate racemase family protein, with the protein MLTQNAIEKSSMTIGVVAGTPTDTRFGLDFLAARQLRGIGLSLSASPQAQTQLQALERGALTQQLIGAIEQLHQAGAEAAMIYCNSLSGAVDMEAVKATSPIEVVSPLEVYAELTQRYRNFGLLAANCQSCANIEREILERNTTAKVIGIGNLQIVEDIEDGLAAEMIVRQHALDDLVAALVKSGVQILILGCTHFDYFYQELLAHCDGIRLFLPSERMLQLLQERLPQAA; encoded by the coding sequence GTGTTGACGCAAAACGCCATTGAAAAGAGTTCCATGACCATTGGCGTGGTCGCCGGCACCCCCACAGATACCCGCTTTGGCCTGGATTTCCTCGCCGCGCGCCAGCTGCGCGGCATCGGCCTGTCCCTATCTGCCTCTCCCCAAGCACAGACGCAGCTACAGGCACTGGAGCGCGGCGCCCTCACCCAGCAGTTGATCGGCGCCATAGAGCAGCTGCACCAGGCAGGGGCCGAGGCCGCCATGATTTACTGTAACTCCCTATCCGGTGCAGTAGATATGGAAGCGGTCAAAGCCACCTCCCCCATTGAGGTGGTTTCCCCCCTGGAGGTTTACGCCGAACTCACTCAGCGCTACCGCAACTTTGGCCTGCTCGCCGCCAACTGTCAGAGCTGCGCCAATATCGAGCGGGAGATCCTTGAGCGCAACACAACCGCCAAGGTGATTGGCATCGGCAACCTCCAGATTGTCGAAGATATCGAGGACGGCCTCGCCGCCGAAATGATCGTGCGACAACACGCCCTCGATGACCTGGTAGCGGCACTGGTAAAAAGCGGCGTGCAGATCCTGATACTGGGCTGCACTCATTTTGACTATTTTTATCAGGAACTGCTCGCTCACTGTGACGGTATCCGCCTTTTCCTACCCTCGGAACGTATGCTGCAGTTATTACAGGAGCGCCTCCCCCAAGCTGCCTAA
- a CDS encoding ComF family protein, translating into MPSLLTRHLARCLLCGDRAGEFGICTSCTRELPYLGLACESCALPLASSARLCPSCLRQPPHCQRVQAAWQYAYPVNQLIQRFKYQRDLAAGHSLAQLAATVMTPCSEPPDLLVPIPLHWRRYWQRGYNQAQLIAAELGRQWQLPVRPRLLCKTGATRTQSQLRRQQRLRNLLQSFALRESVEGMHIGLVDDVLTTGATLEAAAQRLEEAGARKVSAFVLARTP; encoded by the coding sequence ATGCCATCCCTACTCACCCGCCACCTGGCACGGTGCCTTTTATGCGGCGATAGAGCCGGTGAATTTGGTATCTGTACCAGCTGCACCCGGGAGCTGCCCTACCTGGGCTTGGCTTGTGAAAGCTGCGCACTGCCATTGGCCTCCAGCGCGCGTCTCTGCCCCAGTTGTTTGCGCCAGCCGCCCCACTGCCAGCGGGTGCAGGCTGCCTGGCAGTATGCCTATCCGGTGAACCAGCTGATTCAGCGCTTCAAGTACCAGCGCGATTTGGCCGCCGGTCATAGCCTGGCGCAGCTAGCCGCCACCGTGATGACTCCCTGCAGTGAGCCCCCAGACCTGCTCGTCCCCATTCCCTTGCACTGGCGCCGTTACTGGCAGCGTGGTTACAACCAGGCACAATTGATAGCGGCCGAACTGGGCCGGCAATGGCAACTGCCGGTGCGACCGCGCCTGCTATGTAAAACCGGCGCCACTCGCACCCAGTCCCAATTGCGCCGACAGCAGCGCCTGCGCAACCTGCTGCAGAGTTTCGCCCTGCGCGAATCTGTTGAGGGAATGCATATCGGGCTGGTGGACGATGTATTGACCACCGGCGCCACCCTGGAGGCGGCGGCACAGAGACTCGAGGAAGCCGGCGCGCGCAAGGTCAGCGCCTTTGTTTTGGCCAGAACGCCATGA
- the alaE gene encoding L-alanine exporter AlaE: MSAPALTPSSPSGPEAEPNAPSNRRWDFLLDIFAMNSFSWAVAIPIELVLAGMSWSEHLKVRLMALVFNTLIARPFSVYRNWVVNRFGGGGPINAYLVDTFVFVSFQFPLYMGNMHLGGASWDEIATASITFMLIAGALGGPYGIYLDWLRRVWINNVSPLLGKRAS, translated from the coding sequence ATGTCCGCGCCTGCATTAACACCATCTTCACCATCCGGCCCCGAAGCCGAACCCAACGCGCCCAGTAATCGCCGCTGGGATTTCCTGCTGGATATCTTCGCCATGAACAGTTTTTCCTGGGCTGTGGCGATTCCCATCGAGCTGGTACTGGCCGGTATGAGCTGGAGTGAACACCTGAAAGTGCGCCTGATGGCGCTGGTGTTCAACACCCTGATCGCCCGTCCCTTCAGTGTCTACCGTAACTGGGTAGTGAACCGCTTTGGCGGCGGCGGCCCAATCAATGCCTATCTGGTGGACACCTTTGTATTCGTGAGCTTCCAGTTCCCCCTGTACATGGGCAATATGCATCTGGGCGGCGCCAGCTGGGACGAGATTGCCACCGCCAGTATCACGTTCATGTTGATCGCCGGTGCCCTCGGCGGCCCTTATGGAATTTATCTCGACTGGCTGCGCCGAGTGTGGATTAATAACGTCAGCCCCCTACTGGGCAAGAGAGCCTCTTAA
- a CDS encoding PadR family transcriptional regulator: protein MSLRYAVLTLLDIEPGSGYDLKRRFERSVSHFWSASHQQMYRELHKLHDEGLLDCEEQPQEGKPDKKVYSLTDKGRAELRDWVIQPAAPQKIREPFLVRMFAGHHLSQEELRSALNDQLHRHRGLLENYREQNERVLKSDPALQERYWLAHQTLLLGIEAEKTWISWAENMLQELEQKCVEDS from the coding sequence ATGTCCCTGCGCTATGCCGTACTCACCCTGCTGGATATAGAGCCCGGCAGCGGTTACGACCTCAAGCGCCGTTTCGAGCGCAGTGTTTCCCATTTCTGGAGCGCCAGCCACCAGCAGATGTATCGGGAACTGCACAAGCTACATGATGAGGGGCTTCTGGATTGCGAGGAGCAACCTCAGGAGGGCAAGCCGGACAAGAAGGTCTACAGCCTCACTGATAAGGGCCGCGCGGAGCTGCGCGACTGGGTAATTCAGCCAGCGGCGCCGCAGAAGATTCGCGAGCCCTTCTTAGTGCGTATGTTTGCCGGCCACCATTTGAGCCAAGAGGAACTGCGCTCGGCTCTCAATGATCAATTGCACAGACACCGAGGGCTGCTGGAAAACTACCGGGAACAAAACGAGCGGGTATTGAAAAGTGACCCAGCCCTGCAGGAGCGCTATTGGTTGGCCCACCAGACTCTGTTACTGGGTATAGAGGCGGAGAAGACCTGGATCAGTTGGGCGGAAAACATGCTGCAGGAACTGGAGCAAAAATGCGTTGAGGACAGTTAA
- a CDS encoding DUF945 family protein has translation MKLLRWLLLILLVLLVISALAAPGFIGPKVEEIWKQQLSRLQGGNSTSYQRGWFGAETNTEVALQNGTTELRTEIHHGPLLLTSSGPRLGVIYSETRLDLEQLNPELRAQLEGVYGRLQSSPLVLETLVLADNRVLNTLRLEPFKKSDATAQWEFEGGEIAVSTDYSGAVLDGVIDLGSLTQLRDGVEVLFTEPLKGEFQLEPRRGGKAQLYLSLLRAESDSGPVELRDIILELDVEMLAAQTLKVVSDLQLPSVQSATPITSARQQMTLPKITAADLGHYLRVLLPVAERNWASDMRPPLRLQQQLAVESRNGPVLVDADIHWQGMKRPPRHRNGSALNQWLKPLVGTMTLSAAESALLQSPLVGQAMMLREYGLLIEHNDELQMHLEVNRGRLEVNGQQLPPDLFLMALTGQF, from the coding sequence ATGAAACTCTTGCGTTGGCTCCTGTTAATTCTTCTGGTTTTATTGGTGATTTCCGCCTTGGCGGCGCCGGGCTTTATTGGTCCCAAGGTGGAAGAGATCTGGAAGCAGCAGCTGAGTAGGTTACAGGGGGGGAATTCCACCAGCTACCAGCGCGGTTGGTTTGGGGCTGAAACCAATACCGAGGTGGCGTTACAGAATGGCACCACTGAACTGCGCACGGAGATTCATCACGGTCCATTGCTGTTGACCTCCAGTGGACCACGCCTGGGGGTTATCTATAGTGAGACCCGTCTCGATCTGGAGCAACTAAACCCAGAGCTCCGAGCACAGCTCGAGGGTGTCTATGGCCGTTTACAGAGCAGCCCACTGGTTTTGGAGACCCTGGTTCTGGCGGATAACCGGGTGCTCAATACCCTGCGCCTGGAACCCTTTAAGAAATCTGATGCTACTGCACAGTGGGAATTTGAAGGTGGAGAGATCGCGGTTTCGACGGACTACAGTGGCGCGGTGTTGGATGGGGTGATCGACCTGGGTAGCCTGACCCAGCTGCGCGACGGTGTAGAGGTATTATTTACCGAACCACTCAAGGGGGAGTTCCAGTTAGAGCCCCGCCGTGGCGGCAAGGCGCAGCTTTATTTGTCACTGTTGCGTGCAGAATCAGACTCAGGCCCGGTGGAGCTGCGAGATATTATTCTGGAACTGGATGTAGAAATGCTCGCGGCGCAGACTCTTAAAGTGGTGAGCGATCTGCAGCTGCCTAGTGTCCAGTCTGCCACACCCATCACTTCCGCGCGCCAACAGATGACCTTACCGAAGATTACTGCCGCTGACCTAGGGCATTACCTGCGCGTGCTGCTGCCGGTGGCGGAGCGCAATTGGGCCAGTGATATGCGTCCGCCGCTGCGCCTGCAGCAGCAGCTGGCGGTGGAATCCCGCAATGGCCCGGTTCTGGTCGATGCAGATATTCATTGGCAGGGGATGAAACGCCCACCCCGTCATCGCAACGGCAGTGCCCTAAATCAGTGGTTGAAGCCCCTGGTAGGCACCATGACCCTGAGTGCGGCGGAATCGGCTCTGCTGCAATCGCCGTTGGTGGGCCAGGCGATGATGTTGCGGGAATACGGTTTGTTGATTGAGCATAATGATGAGTTGCAGATGCACCTGGAGGTCAATCGTGGACGCTTGGAAGTGAATGGCCAGCAGTTGCCACCGGACCTGTTCCTGATGGCGTTGACCGGGCAATTTTAA
- the bioB gene encoding biotin synthase BioB, translated as MPAADIRHDWTRQQVLDLFAMPFSDLMFTAQQVHRTHFDPNRVQVSTLCSIKTGACPEDCAYCPQSARYDTGLEWEKLMKVEKVLEEARAAKAGGATRFCMGAAWRSPKKKDMPYVTQMVREVKALGMETCMTLGMLNEDQAQELADAGLDYYNHNLDTSPEYYGEIITTRTYQDRLQTLGRVRAAGMKVCAGGIVGMGEGDKDRAGLLMQLANLPEHPESVPINMLVKVAGTPLEQEKDLDPFEFIRCIAVARIMMPKSHVRLSAGREQMSDEMQSMAFLAGANSIFYGEKLLTTANPEANKDMQLFSRLGIQPEEYQQYADESAVEAELNAQITEQQNDAFFYDAAK; from the coding sequence ATGCCCGCCGCCGATATCCGCCACGACTGGACCCGCCAGCAGGTTCTGGATCTCTTCGCCATGCCGTTTAGCGATCTGATGTTTACCGCGCAGCAGGTTCACCGGACACACTTCGATCCCAATCGGGTTCAAGTCAGCACCCTCTGCTCCATCAAGACCGGCGCCTGCCCGGAAGACTGCGCCTACTGTCCGCAGAGCGCCCGTTACGATACCGGGCTGGAGTGGGAAAAGTTGATGAAGGTGGAAAAGGTGCTGGAGGAAGCCCGCGCGGCCAAGGCCGGTGGTGCCACCCGTTTTTGTATGGGCGCTGCCTGGCGCTCGCCCAAGAAAAAAGATATGCCTTACGTCACCCAGATGGTGCGCGAAGTGAAGGCGTTGGGGATGGAAACCTGTATGACTCTGGGCATGCTGAATGAGGACCAGGCGCAGGAGTTAGCTGATGCCGGGCTCGACTATTACAACCACAATCTGGATACCTCGCCGGAATACTACGGTGAGATTATTACCACCCGCACCTACCAGGATCGACTGCAGACCTTAGGGCGAGTGCGTGCTGCCGGTATGAAAGTCTGCGCCGGCGGTATCGTCGGTATGGGCGAGGGCGACAAGGACCGCGCCGGCCTGCTGATGCAACTGGCCAACCTGCCCGAGCACCCGGAGTCGGTGCCCATCAATATGTTGGTGAAAGTGGCCGGCACACCGCTGGAGCAAGAAAAGGACCTAGATCCCTTCGAATTTATTCGCTGCATCGCCGTAGCGCGCATCATGATGCCCAAGTCCCATGTGCGCCTGTCCGCCGGGCGCGAACAGATGAGCGATGAAATGCAGTCCATGGCTTTCCTCGCCGGCGCCAACTCCATCTTCTACGGCGAGAAGCTGCTGACCACCGCCAACCCCGAGGCCAACAAGGATATGCAGCTGTTCTCCCGCCTGGGTATCCAGCCGGAGGAGTATCAGCAGTACGCCGATGAGAGCGCAGTGGAAGCGGAGCTGAACGCACAAATTACCGAGCAGCAAAACGACGCTTTCTTTTACGATGCGGCCAAATGA